In the Salvelinus fontinalis isolate EN_2023a chromosome 34, ASM2944872v1, whole genome shotgun sequence genome, one interval contains:
- the LOC129833447 gene encoding leucine-rich repeat-containing protein 4B-like, with translation MRNTTVTCLPCPSPLLLLLVQLLLRLLLSGPEFVGAASPCPTHCSCSNQASRVICTRQSLDGVPESISVNTRYLNLQENSIEVIKSDTFKHLRHLEILQLSKNKISQIEVGAFNGLPNLNTLELFDNRLTLVPSQAFEYLSKLRELWLRNNPIETLPGYAFHRVPSLRRLDLGELKKLDYISDAAFVGLVNLRYLNLGMCGLKDIPNLTALVRLEELELSGNRLEIIRPGSFQGLVSLRKLWLMHSQVKVIERNAFDDLKNLEELNLSHNSLHSLPHDLFTPLHQLERVHLNHNPWVCNCDVLWLSWWLKETVPSNTTCCARCHAPPGLKGRYIGELDQSHFTCYAPVIVEPPTDLNVTEGMAAELKCRTGTTMTSVNWLTPNGTLMTHGSYRVRISVLHDGTLNFTNVTLRDTGQYTCMVTNSAGNTTATAVLNVTAADVGVSYFTTVTVETVEPNEGPTVYAGVMNSHNESYVITPSGHLWRGGLPTTASSLSAWSLSSSRATRPTFTVPITAETGYSGLDDVMKTTKIIIGCFVAITFMAAVMLVVFYKLRKQHQLHKHHGPARAIEIINVEDEIGAGAGGRGSGISGGGTVSRDGGGGGGVGGGQSLRMHHPEMVNLPNLARQEHLNHYYKAHHFNNNMMGLGMGLNNNNNPSLSPCSQTQSTPNSCAQGHTSTSGGTPTGGSLPSPLPLPQLGIHSSLKGLMGKGQNPQIEPLLFKSGSKENVQETQI, from the exons ATGCGCAACACCACGGTGACCTGCCTTccctgcccctcccccctcctcctcctattgGTCCAGCTGCTACTGCGGCTCCTCCTCTCTGGGCCAGAATTTGTAGGGGCCGCCTCCCCCTGCCCCACCCATTGCAGCTGCTCCAATCAGGCCAGTCGAGTCATCTGTACGAGACAGAGTCTGGATGGGGTACCTGAGAGCATATCAGTCAACACACGATACCTCAACCTGCAAGAGAATTCAATAGAG gTTATCAAGTCAGACACCTTCAAGCACTTGAGGCACCTTGAGATCCTGCAGCTGTCTAAGAACAAAATCAGTCAGATTGAGGTGGGAGCATTCAATGGCCTGCCCAACCTCAATACGCTGGAGCTGTTCGACAACCGCCTCACCCTGGTCCCCTCACAGGCCTTCGAGTACCTCAGCAAGCTGCGGGAGCTGTGGTTACGGAACAACCCCATCGAGACGCTGCCGGGCTACGCCTTCCACCGCGTGCCCTCGCTGCGCCGGCTGGACCTGGGAGAGCTCAAGAAGCTGGACTACATCTCAGACGCCGCCTTCGTGGGCCTGGTCAACCTGCGCTACCTGAACCTGGGCATGTGTGGTCTGAAGGACATCCCCAACCTGACGGCCCTGGTGCGTCTGGAGGAGCTGGAGCTGTCTGGGAACCGTCTGGAGATCATCCGGCCTGGCTCCTTCCAGGGCCTGGTGTCGCTCCGTAAGCTGTGGCTCATGCACTCACAAGTGAAGGTCATCGAGCGCAATGCCTTCGACGACCTGAAGAACCTGGAGGAGCTCAACCTTTCCCACAACTCCCTGCACTCGCTGCCCCATGACCTCTTCACCCCGCTGCACCAGCTGGAGCGGGTGCACCTCAACCACAACCCCTGGGTGTGCAACTGTGACGTGCTGTGGCTCAGCTGGTGGCTGAAGGAGACGGTGCCCAGTAACACTACGTGCTGCGCCCGCTGCCACGCTCCCCCCGGCCTGAAGGGCAGGTACATCGGGGAGCTGGATCAGAGCCACTTCACCTGCTACGCTCCCGTCATCGTGGAGCCGCCCACCGACCTCAACGTTACCGAGGGCATGGCTGCAGAGCTGAAGTGTCGCACGGGCACCACCATGACCTCGGTCAACTGGCTCACGCCCAACGGCACCCTGATGACCCACGGCTCCTACCGGGTCCGGATCTCCGTGCTGCACGACGGTACGCTCAACTTTACCAACGTCACACTGAGGGACACGGGTCAGTACACCTGCATGGTGACCAACTCGGCTGGCAACACCACGGCAACCGCCGTGCTTAATGTCACTGCCGCCGACGTTGGCGTCAGCTACTTCACTACTGTCACCGTGGAGACGGTGGAGCCCAACGAGGGCCCGACAGTCTACGCGGGCGTCATGAACAGCCACAACGAGTCATACGTCATTACCCCGTCTGGCCACCTGTGGAGGGGGGGGCTCCCTACCACCGCCTCCTCCCTGTCAGCCTGGTCCTTGTCCTCGTCCCGGGCCACCCGGCCCACCTTTACTGTGCCCATCACTGCCGAGACGGGCTATTCTGGCCTTGATGACGTGATGAAGACCACCAAGATCATCATTGGCTGCTTCGTGGCCATTACCTTCATGGCAGCCGTGATGCTGGTGGTCTTCTACAAGCTGAGGAAGCAGCACCAGCTGCACAAGCACCACGGCCCCGCCCGCGCCATCGAGATCATCAACGTGGAGGACGAGATTGGCGCCGGTGCCGGTGGACGCGGGAGCGGTATCTCAGGGGGCGGCACCGTCTCTCGGGATGGAGGCGGAGGGGGCGGAGTAGGAGGAGGGCAGAGCCTGAGGATGCATCACCCGGAGATGGTCAACCTGCCCAACCTGGCCAGACAGGAGCACCTCAACCACTACTACAAGGCCCACCACTTCAACAACAACATGATGGGCCTGGGCATGggcctcaacaacaacaacaacccctccctctccccctgttccCAGACCCAGAGCACCCCCAACTCCTGCGCACAGGGGCACACCTCCACCAGCGGTGGCACCCCCACGGGTGGCTCGCTGCCCTCCCCTTTGCCCCTGCCCCAGCTGGGCATCCACAGCTCTCTGAAGGGGCTCATGGGGAAAGGCCAGAACCCTCAGATCGAGCCTCTGCTCTTCAAGAGTGGCTCCAAGGAGAATGTGCAAGAGACTCAgatctga